In a single window of the Nilaparvata lugens isolate BPH chromosome 1, ASM1435652v1, whole genome shotgun sequence genome:
- the LOC120349442 gene encoding cAMP-dependent protein kinase catalytic subunit beta-like, giving the protein MSFDRQIKDFQEFLIREKRAFNGKFRKPIQYKIDIDDFEALKTVAKGTFSKFVLAKIVSSHEVCALKICPKKTLVKYRQVEHTRDEKHVLEVIKFPFVVRLLYFFQDNRNLYFALSFVKGIEFNNRLKQLKKFSEDSARFYSAQIVLTLEYLHYLDLIYRNIKPESLVIGNNGYLKLIDFKFCKYIDEKKERTYTICGGPEYLAPEVILSRGYGKSCDYWSLGVIIYEMCCGIPPFTAKDHVKLYEKIIAGKYKMPAAFSKDLNNLIHKLLQIEVPKRIGCLKRGMDDVKAHNWFSTIDWDMVLNRQESPPYLPQKFDDPSKDIREYSSPLDLQTSQNDIFAEEFYDF; this is encoded by the coding sequence atgagTTTTGACCGACAAATCAAAGATTTTCAGGAATTTCTCATCAGGGAAAAACGAGCTTTTAATGGAAAATTCCGTAAACCAATCCAATATAAGATCGATATTGACGATTTTGAAGCCTTGAAAACTGTGGCAAAAGGCACGTTTTCTAAGTTTGTTTTGGCAAAAATCGTGTCCAGTCATGAGGTATGTGCTCTCAAAATTTGTCCCAAAAAGACATTAGTTAAATACAGACAGGTGGAGCATACACGCGACGAAAAACACGTTTTAGAAGTGATCAAATTCCCATTTGTAGTCCGACTCTTGTACTTTTTTCAAGATAatagaaatttgtattttgctCTATCCTTTGTCAAAGGAATTGAGTTCAATAATCGTCTTAAGCAGTTGAAGAAATTCTCTGAAGATAGTGCCAGGTTTTACAGTGCGCAAATAGTGTTGACTCTTGAGTACCTGCATTATTTAGATTTAATTTACAGAAACATAAAGCCCGAAAGTTTAGTGATTGGCAATAATGGTTATTTAAAGCTAATTGACTTCAAGTTCTGTAAGTATATAGatgagaaaaaggagagaaCATACACAATTTGTGGAGGTCCCGAGTATTTAGCACCGGAAGTCATATTAAGTCGCGGCTATGGTAAATCATGTGACTACTGGTCCCTAGGTGTGATCATTTACGAAATGTGTTGCGGGATTCCACCTTTCACGGCTAAGGACCATGTCAAACTGTATGAAAAAATTATAGCCGGCAAGTATAAGATGCCAGCCGCCTTCTCGAAAGATCTCAATAATCTTATACACAAACTGTTACAAATTGAGGTTCCAAAAAGAATTGGCTGTCTGAAACGTGGAATGGATGATGTGAAGGCTCACAACTGGTTCAGTACTATCGATTGGGATATGGTGTTGAATAGGCAAGAGTCTCCTCCGTATCTGCCACAAAAATTTGACGATCCCTCCAAAGATATACGTGAATACTCCTCACCTTTGGACTTGCAAACATCTCAGAATGATATTTTTGCTGAGGAATTCTATgacttttga